The following proteins are co-located in the Deinococcus metallilatus genome:
- a CDS encoding OmpH family outer membrane protein has protein sequence MRNAFLILPLALLATVPHAQQRGSRVGFVDVQQAVAALPGSSTYLNLTKKLDADLKAKQTNLQNLAAKAASTRSAADRQALQKAQQSFVSAQRDAQKRLEGEFKPLASRINSAVASVAKSNGYSVVMDRRVAAQSNLVVYANNAATDLTAAVVKALKK, from the coding sequence ATGAGAAACGCCTTCCTGATCCTGCCGCTCGCGCTGCTCGCCACTGTGCCGCACGCCCAGCAGCGGGGGAGCCGCGTGGGCTTCGTGGACGTGCAGCAGGCCGTCGCGGCCCTGCCCGGGAGCAGCACCTACCTGAACCTGACCAAGAAGCTGGACGCGGACCTGAAAGCCAAGCAGACGAACCTCCAGAACCTCGCGGCCAAAGCGGCCAGCACGCGCAGCGCCGCAGACCGGCAGGCCCTCCAGAAAGCGCAGCAGAGCTTCGTGAGCGCCCAGCGGGACGCCCAGAAGCGCCTGGAGGGCGAGTTCAAGCCGCTCGCCTCCAGGATCAACTCGGCGGTGGCGAGCGTGGCCAAGAGCAACGGCTACAGCGTGGTGATGGACCGCCGCGTGGCCGCCCAGTCCAATCTGGTGGTCTACGCCAACAACGCGGCGACCGACCTCACCGCCGCCGTCGTCAAGGCGCTCAAGAAATAA